From the genome of Methanothermobacter sp., one region includes:
- a CDS encoding 4Fe-4S binding protein, with translation MPKHIISGLRYLAAVNLTKQGHTQKEVANRLGINRSTVSHYLNGRNLSIRSIEVAKVITELCPRDFLLLTYALLQDTNKTRTIIKACQKRKFKASVKNSCIGCGICIDSCLMKAIKLDELKAEIDSKWCCGCLICVEMCPTNSIEIEEVED, from the coding sequence ATGCCAAAGCATATAATTTCAGGACTCCGGTACCTTGCAGCAGTAAACTTGACAAAACAAGGACACACACAAAAAGAGGTAGCCAATAGACTAGGCATCAACAGATCCACAGTTTCACACTACCTGAATGGCAGAAACCTCTCAATAAGATCGATAGAAGTCGCAAAAGTGATAACGGAATTATGTCCAAGAGACTTCCTACTTCTAACCTACGCCCTCTTACAGGACACGAATAAAACAAGAACAATAATCAAAGCTTGCCAAAAAAGAAAATTCAAAGCTTCAGTGAAAAATTCGTGCATCGGATGCGGCATTTGCATAGACAGCTGCCTTATGAAAGCCATAAAACTCGATGAACTAAAAGCAGAAATCGACTCTAAATGGTGTTGTGGTTGCCTCATATGTGTTGAAATGTGTCCGACAAATTCTATAGAAATTGAGGAGGTAGAAGATTGA
- a CDS encoding 4Fe-4S binding protein, translating to METTEVIEEGGNITVERAGEETRKLYFNNGLCAVCGLCEEICPVEAIEVNPTGAMIRTEQETSKITIDEGKCVLCGMCSSICPFQALDLQINGTSIKEIPGYPQLLKSAEIDEEECINCKACETACPQDAITITRDLPERKDLVTGEIEIDKDTCIYCGICEEMCPADAIEIDHEEPTSINPVIASDINVDEDKCVHCGICKRVCPVDAIMQVCRICPYGEYEIEEPEITGTSYIDPELCVNCGWCQEICPVDAAKVTKPFEGELILDEEKCQGCETCVMVCPCNVLSFPKPEKPGEKPEKLHKDEKFCIYCGACEKSCPVDAITVKRTNINYTPTRSKAWQNAFESLTK from the coding sequence ATGGAGACTACAGAAGTAATAGAGGAAGGGGGGAATATTACAGTTGAAAGAGCCGGCGAAGAAACGCGAAAATTATATTTCAACAACGGTCTCTGCGCAGTCTGCGGCTTATGTGAAGAAATCTGCCCAGTAGAAGCCATTGAAGTCAACCCCACAGGTGCCATGATCAGAACAGAACAAGAGACCAGCAAAATAACCATAGACGAAGGAAAGTGCGTCCTATGTGGCATGTGCAGTTCGATATGCCCATTCCAAGCACTAGACCTCCAAATAAACGGCACATCCATAAAAGAAATCCCAGGATATCCACAACTATTAAAATCCGCCGAAATCGACGAAGAAGAATGCATAAACTGCAAAGCCTGTGAAACAGCATGCCCACAAGATGCAATAACCATAACAAGAGACCTCCCAGAAAGAAAAGACCTCGTCACAGGAGAAATCGAAATAGACAAAGACACTTGCATATACTGCGGAATCTGTGAAGAAATGTGCCCAGCAGACGCCATAGAAATAGACCACGAAGAACCAACATCAATAAACCCAGTCATAGCAAGCGACATCAACGTAGATGAAGACAAATGCGTACACTGCGGAATCTGCAAGAGAGTATGCCCAGTCGACGCAATAATGCAAGTATGCAGAATCTGCCCATACGGAGAATACGAAATAGAAGAACCAGAAATAACAGGAACATCCTACATAGACCCTGAATTATGTGTCAATTGTGGATGGTGCCAAGAAATCTGCCCAGTTGACGCTGCTAAAGTCACAAAACCATTCGAAGGCGAACTAATACTCGACGAAGAAAAATGTCAAGGATGCGAAACATGCGTCATGGTATGCCCATGTAATGTCCTCTCATTCCCCAAACCCGAAAAACCCGGAGAAAAACCCGAAAAACTCCACAAAGACGAAAAATTCTGCATCTATTGTGGAGCATGCGAAAAATCTTGTCCTGTAGATGCAATAACAGTTAAAAGGACAAACATCAACTACACACCAACCAGATCAAAAGCATGGCAAAATGCATTCGAATCCTTAACAAAATAA
- a CDS encoding 4Fe-4S binding protein: MAIELKAYPDLCHGCGNCVVACPVNALRSPEIAGGKGPTEDVEVIMIVEDGVINIKNPDLCGKCGTCVESCPVDAIRLEESE; the protein is encoded by the coding sequence ATGGCAATCGAATTGAAAGCATACCCAGACCTCTGTCACGGGTGTGGAAACTGCGTCGTAGCATGTCCAGTCAATGCCCTAAGAAGTCCTGAAATCGCGGGAGGTAAAGGACCCACAGAAGACGTAGAAGTTATAATGATAGTAGAAGATGGAGTCATCAACATAAAAAATCCAGATCTTTGCGGAAAATGTGGAACATGTGTTGAAAGTTGTCCCGTAGATGCAATAAGACTGGAGGAATCAGAATGA
- a CDS encoding molybdopterin dinucleotide binding domain-containing protein, giving the protein MRAILNTGRTIWQGQAIEAGKDLKLYVDAAAIVYMNPEMMRELGVKEGDNVKVISEYGDVVVKVAETKEALPEDMIYIPMGPWANRVVRPTTDSTATPSFKNVPVEVIPTDEEVLDMPTLMKKAYGKLGQI; this is encoded by the coding sequence ATGAGAGCAATACTAAATACTGGAAGGACCATATGGCAAGGACAAGCCATAGAAGCCGGAAAAGACCTTAAATTATACGTGGATGCCGCTGCAATAGTCTACATGAACCCCGAAATGATGAGAGAATTAGGAGTAAAAGAAGGCGACAACGTAAAAGTCATCTCAGAATACGGAGATGTTGTCGTTAAAGTTGCCGAAACAAAAGAAGCACTACCAGAAGACATGATATACATTCCAATGGGACCATGGGCCAACCGTGTTGTAAGACCCACCACAGACTCCACAGCAACACCAAGCTTCAAAAACGTTCCCGTAGAAGTCATACCAACAGATGAAGAAGTACTTGACATGCCAACATTAATGAAAAAAGCTTATGGCAAACTCGGTCAAATTTAA
- a CDS encoding formylmethanofuran dehydrogenase subunit A — MELIIKNGFVYCPQNDIDGEKMDICVKNGKIVESVSDNAKVIDASGKIVMPGGVDPHAHIAGPKVNIGRTYRPEDSKKAAAKFKGGRAGSGFSVPSTFMAGYNYAKMGYTTAMEAAMPPLLARHTHEEFHDTPLIDHAAYPLFGNNWFVMEYLKEGDIDRCAAYASWLLKATKGYTIKLVNPAGTEAWGWGGNVHGIHEPAPYFDITPAEIIKGLAEVNEKLRMPHSIHLHCNDLGHPGNYETTLASFDVPKGIKPNPAVGSRDTILYATHVQFHSYAGTTWRDFESGAPEIADYVNKHDHLIIDVGQVTLDETTTMTADGPMEYDLHSLNGLKWANCDVELETGAGVVPFLYVPRAPVPSVQWGIGLELFLLIKDANKVCLTTDHPNAGPFTRYPRIKAWLMSNKYRMEYIEEKLHSWAQRRSSIATIDREYTFYEIAQVSRSTPAKALGLSDVKGHLGVGADADIAIYDINPETTDPSNDYMEIEKAFENASYVLKDGEIIVKDGNVVKTREHGRTYWVDTQVEEDIYQEVLADVERKFKQYYSVNLENYPVQDAYLPKSAPVKGVML, encoded by the coding sequence ATGGAGCTTATAATAAAAAACGGATTTGTTTACTGCCCCCAAAACGACATTGACGGGGAAAAAATGGACATATGCGTCAAAAACGGTAAAATCGTTGAAAGCGTCAGCGACAACGCAAAAGTTATCGACGCTTCAGGCAAAATAGTAATGCCAGGGGGCGTGGACCCACACGCACACATAGCAGGCCCAAAAGTCAACATAGGAAGAACCTATAGGCCAGAAGACAGCAAAAAAGCCGCTGCAAAATTTAAAGGTGGAAGAGCCGGGAGCGGATTTTCAGTCCCATCAACCTTCATGGCAGGATACAATTATGCAAAGATGGGCTACACCACTGCAATGGAAGCTGCTATGCCACCATTACTAGCAAGACACACACATGAAGAATTCCATGACACACCCCTAATAGACCATGCAGCCTACCCACTATTCGGTAACAACTGGTTCGTAATGGAATACCTTAAAGAAGGAGATATCGACAGATGCGCAGCATACGCATCATGGCTCCTAAAGGCCACAAAAGGTTACACCATCAAACTCGTGAACCCTGCAGGTACAGAAGCATGGGGATGGGGTGGAAACGTCCACGGCATACACGAACCCGCACCATACTTCGACATCACCCCCGCAGAGATCATAAAAGGACTCGCAGAAGTCAACGAAAAATTAAGAATGCCACATTCAATACACTTACACTGTAACGACCTCGGACACCCAGGCAACTACGAGACAACACTAGCATCATTTGACGTCCCTAAGGGCATAAAACCCAACCCAGCAGTAGGAAGCAGAGACACAATACTATATGCCACACACGTACAATTCCACAGCTACGCCGGGACAACATGGAGAGACTTCGAATCAGGAGCCCCCGAAATAGCAGATTATGTAAACAAACATGACCACCTAATCATAGATGTCGGACAAGTAACACTAGATGAAACAACCACCATGACAGCAGACGGTCCAATGGAATACGACCTACACTCACTAAACGGCCTCAAATGGGCAAACTGTGACGTCGAACTCGAAACCGGTGCGGGTGTAGTCCCATTCTTATATGTGCCAAGAGCACCAGTCCCATCAGTCCAATGGGGAATAGGCCTAGAATTATTCCTCTTAATCAAAGATGCTAACAAAGTTTGTCTCACAACAGACCATCCAAACGCAGGCCCATTCACCAGATACCCAAGGATCAAAGCTTGGCTAATGAGTAACAAATACAGGATGGAATACATAGAAGAGAAATTGCACAGTTGGGCCCAGAGAAGGAGTAGTATAGCTACCATTGATAGAGAATACACATTCTATGAAATAGCCCAAGTCTCAAGATCCACACCAGCAAAAGCCCTCGGATTAAGTGATGTTAAAGGACACCTTGGAGTCGGTGCAGATGCTGACATAGCCATATATGATATAAACCCAGAGACAACAGACCCATCCAACGATTACATGGAAATTGAAAAAGCATTCGAAAATGCAAGCTATGTCCTAAAAGATGGGGAAATAATAGTAAAAGATGGTAACGTTGTTAAGACAAGAGAACATGGAAGAACATACTGGGTTGACACCCAAGTAGAAGAAGACATATACCAAGAAGTCCTAGCCGATGTTGAAAGAAAATTCAAACAATACTATTCTGTAAACTTAGAGAATTATCCTGTACAAGATGCATATCTGCCAAAGTCTGCTCCAGTTAAAGGGGTGATGTTATGA